A part of Anabas testudineus chromosome 7, fAnaTes1.2, whole genome shotgun sequence genomic DNA contains:
- the LOC113167509 gene encoding polymeric immunoglobulin receptor-like, translating to MNNFPTLICFFLISALQDGNTVSAKTILHTRTEGEDVTVNCSFSSSGTRKFFCKNECEKKDIVIETNGDGARSGRYSMEPDGEGFLMTIRQLTKSDSGQYWCGLDRPSTPTLYKRTEIFVADALLGVDRYSSEESSTKLQTKAGRYVSVVCYFARPGHWRFFCKEQCEGNDVLVETDGYRALSGRYSLRYVKGLDGGGFVHVTITQLTESDSGWYWCGLNTSTLGFALIVLNDEFTQSPPRSGSSTLLSAFPGITPQSGQRQTERTDTVVLYAGVSLVIVALLLPAVVLIFCRKRFCKPKGGKQVVINENDPPDSTYQSLDPATRNQAQFYSTLRHTHYLHHNL from the exons ATGAACAACTTTCCCACTTTGATCTGCTTCTTCCTCATCT cagctctgcaggatgGAAACACTGTCAGTGCAAAAACCATTCTGCATACAAGAACTGAAGGTGAAGATGTGACTGTCAACTGCTCATTTTCATCATCTGGAACCAGAAAGTTTTTCTGTAAGAAcgaatgtgaaaaaaaagacattgtcATTGAAACGAATGGTGACGGAGCTCGAAGTGGAAGGTACAGCATGGAACCTGATGGAGAGGGGTTTTTAATGACCATCAGACAGCTCACCAAGTCTGACTCGGGACAGTACTGGTGTGGTTTGGACAGACCTTCAACACCAACTTTATACAAAAGGACTGAAATCTTTGTTGCTGACG CACTGCTCGGTGTAGACCGCTATTCATCTGAAGAAAGCTCTACAAAGCTCCAAACAAAAGCTGGAAGATATGTTTCAGTTGTGTGTTACTTTGCTCGGCCTGGACACTGGAGGTTCTTCTGTAAGGAGCAATGTGAAGGAAATGACGTTCTTGTTGAAACAGATGGCTACAGAGCTCTCAGTGGCAGATACAGCCTCCGATACGTGAAAGGACTGGATGGAGGAGGATTTGTGCATGTGACCATCACACAGCTGACAGAGTCGGACTCTGGATGGTACTGGTGTGGCCTGAACACGTCCACCCTGGGGTTTGCCCTCATTGTTCTAAATGATGAGTTtacacagt CTCCACCCAGATCAGGAAGCTCCACACTTCTATCAGCTTTTCCTGGAATCACTCCTCAGTCTGGACAGCGTCAAACTGAGAGAACCG ATACTGTGGTGCTGTATGCTGGAGTGTCTCTCGTCATCGTCGCGCTTCTTTTACCTGCGGTTGTGCTGATATTTTGCAGGAAGAGGTTTTGTAAACCCAAAGGTGGTAAACAG GTTGTTATTAATGAGAATGATCCTCCTGACTCTACCTACCAGAGCCTCGATCCAGCCACCAGGAATCAGGCCCAATTCTACTctacactcagacacacacactacttACATCACAATTTGTGA
- the LOC113167516 gene encoding polymeric immunoglobulin receptor-like, translating into METHHVLLFCFLSALCGGNTGIVSAQIPIYTGAEGGNASLGCGLSPIGSMKFFCREQCQEGNILIKTAAVTGTSGRYSLTFINDTNGRQILVVAFTNMAQSDSGLYRCGFGTSSGPYSYWDFEIRVSVAPFNIIDGQNATIPCNNTVSGSRFIFCKNMCIIKEDFLINTTDITAQTGRYIVQYVQGSLSTIITQVTTSDTGWYWCGYGSPSSLVSVFPMIVVDAPTHSSVSQPPYLWPLVVCVSLVAVLLLAAFLFYKWKTKRNLGGNSSGHKDATETRESVVYENYPSGRTHEDSLYEGIDPATRDQDYCTITNR; encoded by the exons ATGGAAACACACCACGTTCTGCTCTTCTGCTTCTTATCAG CACTGTGTGGTGGGAACACCGGGATCGTCAGTGCACAAATCCCCATTTATACAGGAGCTGAAGGAGGAAACGCTTCACTTGGTTGTGGCTTGTCTCCGATTGGAAGCATGAAGTTCTTCTGTAGGGAACAATGCCAAGAGGGAAACATTCTCAttaaaacagctgctgtcacaggTACCAGTGGCAGATACAGCTTAACATTTATAAATGACACGAATGGACGACAAATTCTGGTCGTGGCCTTCACAAATATGGCCCAGTCTGACTCTGGACTATACAGGTGTGGTTTTGGGACCTCTTCTGGTCCATATTCATACTGGGACTTTGAGATCAGAGTTTCCGTTG CTCCGTTTAACATCATCGATGGACAGAACGCTACGATTCCATGCAACAATACAGTCAGTGGAAGCAGATTCATCTTCTGCAAGAATATGTGTATCATCAAGGAGGATTTTCTCATTAACACTACTGACATCACAGCTCAGACTGGAAGATACATCGTCCAATACGTCCAGGGATCTTTGTCCACTATAATCACACAAGTGACCACGTCTGACACAGGATGGTACTGGTGTGGTTACGGCAGTCCTTCATCGTTAGTTTCAGTCTTTCCTATGATTGTTGTAGATG CTCCAACACATTCCAGTGTCTCCCAGCCACCATACTTATGGcctcttgttgtgtgtgtgtccctggtTGCTGTATTACTGTTGGCTGCGTTCCTCTTCTACAAATGGAAGACTAAGAGAAACCTTGGCGGAAACAGCAGCGGACATAAAGATGCCACAGAAACAAGG gaaTCTGTCGTCTATGAGAATTACCCTTCAGGCCGCACACATGAAGACTCGTTATACGAGGGCATTGATCCAGCCACCAGGGATCAGGACTATTGTACAATTACCAATAGATAA
- the LOC113167515 gene encoding polymeric immunoglobulin receptor-like isoform X2: MNLPHCLTCFFFLSLQDGNTVNTNILINEGVEGGDVHVLCPLKSPGTAKFFCKEQCEEEDVLIETRAQRAQSGRYSISHDKRFSEETLLVSITQLSKSDAGLYRCGVGAPSSSTSYRNIELIVVDALLDGKHGASKDKPLYTKAGRNVTVRCSFTFSGSRRFFCKERCHEEDVLTETYGATGQRGRYSVEYLGFRTEGRLYVTITQLTASDSGWYWCGLDGSYLGFEIVVTQDSLMLYVGVPLLIAVLPFPLVVLLICRRRHRKPTGLETRGSRDGKNPEITLYENDAQVTTGEDFTYLILHPATRDLNQIYCTLTHTQRARDFVP; the protein is encoded by the exons ATGAACCTGCCTCACTGTTTgacctgcttcttcttcctct CTCTGCAGGATGGAAACACTGTCAATACAAACATCCTGATCAATGAGGGAGTGGAAGGAGGCGACGTCCACGTTCTGTGCCCATTAAAATCACCTGGGACAGCAAAGTTTTTCTGTAAGGAACAATGTGAAGAAGAAGACGTTCTGATTGAAACCAGAGCTCAAAGAGCTCAAAGTGGCAGATACAGCATCAGCCATGACAAACGATTCTCAGAAGAAACTCTGCTTGTGAGCATCACACAGCTGAGCAAGTCTGACGCAGGACTCTACAGGTGTGGTGTGGGCGCACCTTCATCTTCAACGTCGTACAGGAACATCGAACTCATCGTCGTGGATG ctctgctggatggaaaACATGGTGCTTCGAAAGACAAACCTCTTTATACGAAGGCTGGGAGAAATGTGACGGTTCGATGCTCCTTTACGTTCAGTGGCAGCAGGAGGTTCTTCTGTAAGGAGCGGTGTCATGAGGAGGACGTTCTCACTGAAACTTATGGTGCCACAGGTCAGAGAGGCAGATACAGCGTCGAATATTTAGGATTTCGTACAGAGGGACGTCTGTATGTGACCATCACACAGCTGACAGCGTCGGACTCAGGATGGTACTGGTGCGGTCTGGACGGATCCTACCTGGGGTTTGAGATCGTGGTCACACAAG ATAGTCTGATGCTGTATGTTGGTGTTCCTCTGCTCATCGCCGTGCTCCCGTTCCCACTGGTTGTGCTGCTGATCTGCAGGAGGAGGCATCGTAAACCTACAG GTTTGGAGACCAGAGGGAGCAGAGATGGTAAAAACCCCGAG atCACTCTCTATGAGAACGATGCTCAAGTCACCACAGGTGAAGACTTCACCTACCTGATCCTCCATCCGGCCACCAGGGACCTGAACCAAATCTACtgcacgctcacacacacacaacgtgCACGAGACTTTGTGCCTTAA
- the LOC113167515 gene encoding polymeric immunoglobulin receptor-like isoform X1 has translation MNLPHCLTCFFFLSALQDGNTVNTNILINEGVEGGDVHVLCPLKSPGTAKFFCKEQCEEEDVLIETRAQRAQSGRYSISHDKRFSEETLLVSITQLSKSDAGLYRCGVGAPSSSTSYRNIELIVVDALLDGKHGASKDKPLYTKAGRNVTVRCSFTFSGSRRFFCKERCHEEDVLTETYGATGQRGRYSVEYLGFRTEGRLYVTITQLTASDSGWYWCGLDGSYLGFEIVVTQDSLMLYVGVPLLIAVLPFPLVVLLICRRRHRKPTGLETRGSRDGKNPEITLYENDAQVTTGEDFTYLILHPATRDLNQIYCTLTHTQRARDFVP, from the exons ATGAACCTGCCTCACTGTTTgacctgcttcttcttcctct CAGCTCTGCAGGATGGAAACACTGTCAATACAAACATCCTGATCAATGAGGGAGTGGAAGGAGGCGACGTCCACGTTCTGTGCCCATTAAAATCACCTGGGACAGCAAAGTTTTTCTGTAAGGAACAATGTGAAGAAGAAGACGTTCTGATTGAAACCAGAGCTCAAAGAGCTCAAAGTGGCAGATACAGCATCAGCCATGACAAACGATTCTCAGAAGAAACTCTGCTTGTGAGCATCACACAGCTGAGCAAGTCTGACGCAGGACTCTACAGGTGTGGTGTGGGCGCACCTTCATCTTCAACGTCGTACAGGAACATCGAACTCATCGTCGTGGATG ctctgctggatggaaaACATGGTGCTTCGAAAGACAAACCTCTTTATACGAAGGCTGGGAGAAATGTGACGGTTCGATGCTCCTTTACGTTCAGTGGCAGCAGGAGGTTCTTCTGTAAGGAGCGGTGTCATGAGGAGGACGTTCTCACTGAAACTTATGGTGCCACAGGTCAGAGAGGCAGATACAGCGTCGAATATTTAGGATTTCGTACAGAGGGACGTCTGTATGTGACCATCACACAGCTGACAGCGTCGGACTCAGGATGGTACTGGTGCGGTCTGGACGGATCCTACCTGGGGTTTGAGATCGTGGTCACACAAG ATAGTCTGATGCTGTATGTTGGTGTTCCTCTGCTCATCGCCGTGCTCCCGTTCCCACTGGTTGTGCTGCTGATCTGCAGGAGGAGGCATCGTAAACCTACAG GTTTGGAGACCAGAGGGAGCAGAGATGGTAAAAACCCCGAG atCACTCTCTATGAGAACGATGCTCAAGTCACCACAGGTGAAGACTTCACCTACCTGATCCTCCATCCGGCCACCAGGGACCTGAACCAAATCTACtgcacgctcacacacacacaacgtgCACGAGACTTTGTGCCTTAA